One part of the Mycolicibacterium aromaticivorans JS19b1 = JCM 16368 genome encodes these proteins:
- a CDS encoding 3-oxoacyl-ACP reductase, giving the protein MASDLFSQIVNSAPGSLLAKQLGIPQPETLRRYKAGEPPLAGSLLIGGAGRVVEPLRAALAEDYDVVADNLGGRWADSFGGLVFDATGITEPVGLRGLYEFFTPLLRNLGHSGRIVVIGTTPDEAGSANERIAQRALEGFTRSLGKEVRHGATVSLVYLSPEAKPAATGLESTLRFLLSGKSAYVDGQVFYVGAADSTPPADWDKPLDGKVAIVTGAARGIGATIAEVFARDGAKVVAIDVEGARDALSETAVKVGGTALPLDVTAEDAVDKITEHLREHYSDHNGGHADILVNNAGITRDKLLANMDDARWDAVVAVNLLAPQRLTEGLIENGSIGDGGRIIGLSSMAGIAGNRGQTNYAATKAGMIGLTEALAPSLGDKGITINAVAPGFIETAMTAAIPLATREVGRRLNSLYQGGKPVDVAETIAYFASPASNAVTGNTIRVCGQAMLGA; this is encoded by the coding sequence GTGGCTTCCGACCTTTTCTCGCAGATCGTCAACTCAGCGCCGGGCTCCCTGCTGGCCAAGCAGCTCGGCATTCCGCAGCCGGAGACGCTGCGCCGCTACAAAGCCGGTGAGCCGCCGCTGGCCGGCTCGCTGCTGATCGGTGGTGCCGGCCGCGTGGTCGAGCCGCTGCGCGCGGCGCTGGCCGAGGACTATGACGTGGTCGCCGATAACCTGGGCGGGCGCTGGGCCGACTCGTTCGGCGGGTTGGTCTTCGATGCCACCGGCATCACCGAGCCGGTCGGGCTGCGCGGTCTGTACGAGTTCTTCACCCCGCTGCTGCGCAACCTCGGCCACTCGGGTCGCATCGTCGTGATCGGGACGACGCCTGACGAGGCGGGCAGCGCCAACGAACGCATCGCCCAGCGCGCCCTCGAAGGATTCACCCGGTCCCTGGGCAAGGAGGTGCGCCACGGGGCCACCGTCTCGCTCGTCTACCTGTCGCCGGAGGCGAAACCCGCTGCAACAGGCCTGGAGTCGACGCTCCGGTTCCTGCTGTCGGGTAAGTCGGCCTACGTCGACGGGCAGGTCTTCTATGTGGGCGCCGCGGATTCCACCCCGCCCGCCGACTGGGACAAGCCGCTGGACGGCAAGGTCGCGATCGTCACGGGCGCCGCCCGCGGCATCGGCGCCACGATCGCCGAGGTGTTCGCCCGCGACGGCGCCAAGGTGGTCGCGATCGACGTCGAGGGTGCGCGCGATGCCTTGAGCGAGACCGCAGTGAAGGTCGGTGGCACCGCCCTGCCGCTGGACGTCACCGCCGAGGATGCGGTGGACAAGATCACCGAGCATCTGCGCGAGCACTACTCCGACCACAACGGGGGCCACGCCGACATCCTGGTCAACAATGCGGGCATCACCCGCGACAAGCTGCTGGCCAACATGGACGATGCCCGCTGGGATGCCGTCGTCGCGGTCAATCTGCTTGCGCCGCAACGCCTTACCGAAGGCTTGATCGAGAACGGCAGCATCGGTGACGGTGGACGCATCATCGGGCTGTCCTCGATGGCCGGGATCGCGGGCAACCGCGGACAGACCAATTACGCGGCAACCAAGGCGGGCATGATCGGTCTCACCGAGGCGCTGGCGCCGTCGCTGGGCGACAAGGGCATCACGATCAACGCCGTCGCACCCGGATTCATCGAGACCGCGATGACCGCGGCGATCCCGCTGGCCACCCGCGAGGTCGGCCGCCGGCTGAACTCCCTTTATCAGGGTGGAAAGCCGGTCGACGTCGCCGAGACCATCGCCTACTTCGCCAGCCCCGCCTCGAATGCCGTGACCGGTAACACGATCCGAGTCTGCGGCCAGGCGATGCTGGGAGCCTGA
- a CDS encoding acetyl-CoA C-acetyltransferase, which produces MGGYTPSHTEPKGEIDVASTTRNSRRVAVIGGNRIPFARSDGAYAQASNQDMFTAALGGLVDRFGLAGEQLGAVIGGAVLKHSRDFNLMRESVLGSRLSPYTPAIDLQQACGTGLQAAIAAADGIAAGRYDAAAAGGVDTTSDAPIGLGDELRRTLLNLRRSKSNVDRLKLVGKLPASLGIEMPTNGEPRTGLSMGDHAAITAKQMGIKRVDQDELAAASHRNMAAAYDAGFFDDLVTPFLGLYRDNNLRADSSAEKLAKLKPVFGVRNGDATMTAGNSTPLTDGASVVLLASDEWATSHSLTPLAYFVDSETAAVDYVNGADGLLMAPTYAVPRLLARNGLTLQDFDFYEIHEAFASVVLAHLQAWESEEYCKERLGLDSALGSIDRTKLNVNGSSLAAGHPFAATGGRIVAQLAKQLADKHKATGQPVRGLISICAAGGQGVTAILEA; this is translated from the coding sequence ATGGGTGGGTATACCCCCTCTCACACCGAACCCAAAGGGGAGATTGACGTGGCCTCTACCACTAGAAACAGCCGCCGGGTCGCCGTGATCGGCGGCAACCGCATTCCGTTCGCGCGCTCCGACGGCGCATACGCGCAGGCGTCCAACCAGGACATGTTCACCGCTGCTCTCGGCGGGCTGGTGGACCGATTCGGGCTGGCCGGCGAGCAGCTCGGCGCGGTGATCGGCGGCGCGGTGCTCAAGCACAGCCGCGACTTCAACCTGATGCGGGAGAGCGTGCTCGGCAGCCGGCTCTCGCCCTACACCCCGGCAATCGATCTGCAGCAGGCCTGCGGCACCGGTCTGCAGGCGGCCATCGCCGCCGCCGACGGAATCGCCGCCGGACGCTACGACGCCGCGGCTGCGGGCGGGGTGGACACCACCTCCGACGCCCCGATCGGGCTGGGCGACGAACTCCGTCGCACCCTGCTCAATCTGCGCCGCTCCAAGTCGAATGTGGACCGGCTCAAGCTGGTCGGAAAGCTGCCCGCCTCCCTCGGCATCGAGATGCCGACCAACGGCGAGCCCCGAACCGGGCTGTCGATGGGCGACCATGCCGCGATCACCGCCAAGCAGATGGGGATCAAGCGCGTCGACCAGGACGAGCTGGCCGCCGCCAGCCACCGCAACATGGCCGCCGCCTACGACGCCGGATTCTTCGACGACCTCGTCACCCCCTTCCTGGGGCTGTACCGGGACAACAATCTGCGCGCCGACTCCAGCGCCGAGAAACTGGCCAAACTCAAGCCGGTGTTCGGCGTGCGCAACGGCGACGCGACGATGACGGCGGGCAACTCGACCCCGCTCACCGACGGCGCCTCGGTGGTCCTGCTCGCCAGCGATGAGTGGGCAACGTCACACTCGCTGACTCCGCTGGCCTACTTCGTCGACTCCGAGACAGCCGCGGTCGATTACGTCAACGGCGCCGACGGCCTGCTGATGGCACCCACGTACGCGGTGCCGCGCCTGCTGGCTCGCAACGGCCTGACCTTGCAGGACTTTGACTTCTACGAGATCCACGAGGCATTCGCGTCGGTGGTGCTGGCCCACCTGCAGGCGTGGGAATCCGAGGAGTACTGCAAGGAGCGGCTTGGCTTGGATAGTGCATTGGGCAGCATCGATAGAACCAAGCTCAACGTCAACGGTTCCTCGCTGGCGGCCGGCCATCCGTTCGCCGCGACCGGCGGCCGGATCGTGGCTCAGCTGGCCAAACAGCTGGCGGACAAGCACAAGGCGACCGGGCAACCGGTGCGCGGCCTCATCTCCATCTGCGCCGCCGGCGGCCAGGGCGTGACCGCGATTCTCGAGGCCTAG
- a CDS encoding TetR/AcrR family transcriptional regulator, protein MAGGTKRLPRAVREQQMLDAAVQMFSVNGYHETSMDVIAGEAQISKPMLYLYYGSKEELFGACLARELSRFIEAVREDIDLKQSPHDLLRSVILSVLRYIDANRASWIVLYTQATSSQAFAHTVREGREKIIDMVARLLEAGTRHPEPGTDFHMMAVALVGAGEAVAARVSAGDADVDEAADMLINLFWRGLKGAPSDKEASAASS, encoded by the coding sequence ATGGCGGGTGGCACCAAGCGGTTGCCCCGTGCCGTGCGGGAGCAGCAGATGCTCGACGCCGCTGTACAGATGTTCTCGGTCAACGGCTATCACGAGACGTCGATGGACGTCATCGCCGGTGAGGCGCAGATCTCCAAGCCGATGCTGTATCTGTACTACGGCTCCAAGGAAGAACTGTTCGGGGCGTGCCTGGCCCGCGAACTGAGCCGCTTCATCGAAGCGGTGCGTGAGGACATCGACCTCAAGCAGAGCCCACATGACCTGTTGCGCAGCGTGATTCTGTCGGTGCTGCGATACATCGACGCCAACCGGGCTTCCTGGATCGTGCTCTATACCCAGGCGACCAGCTCTCAGGCCTTCGCGCACACCGTCCGTGAGGGCCGCGAGAAGATCATCGACATGGTGGCCCGGCTGCTGGAGGCCGGCACTCGACACCCCGAGCCCGGCACCGACTTTCACATGATGGCTGTCGCCCTGGTCGGGGCCGGTGAGGCGGTCGCCGCCCGCGTCAGCGCGGGTGACGCCGATGTCGACGAGGCCGCCGACATGCTGATCAATCTGTTCTGGCGCGGCCTCAAGGGCGCCCCCTCGGACAAGGAAGCCTCAGCGGCCAGCTCCTAG
- a CDS encoding DUF2613 domain-containing protein: MTRFVVPAAASIVVGLLLGAAAIFGVTLMIQQDTKPPLSPGDPASSVLNRVEYGNRG, from the coding sequence ATGACCCGGTTCGTGGTTCCTGCCGCCGCCAGCATCGTGGTCGGTCTGCTGCTCGGAGCTGCCGCGATCTTCGGCGTGACGCTGATGATCCAGCAGGACACCAAGCCGCCGCTGTCGCCCGGCGACCCGGCGTCGTCGGTGCTGAACCGCGTCGAGTACGGCAACCGCGGCTAG
- a CDS encoding alpha-(1->3)-arabinofuranosyltransferase — MTSPLSRRWLSCVFLVALVLCFAQSPGLISPDTKLDLTANPLRFLTRAANLWNSDLPFGQAQNQAYGYLFPHGAFFLLGDTLGLPGWVTQRLWWALLLTAGFWGVLRVAEALGIGTRSSRIIGALAFALSPRVLTTLGSISSETLPMMLAPWVLLPVILALRGGAGVAGPATSDRSRSLRVLAARAGLALALMGAVNAVATFTGCLPAIIWWLCHRPNRVWLRFSAWWALASALAVTWWVVALLLLGRISPPFLDFIESSGVTTQWASLTEMLRGTDSWTPFVSPNATAAAELVTQPAMVLATTLVAAGGMAGLALRSMPARGRLIVMLLTGVVLLGLGYSGGLGSPLAHHVQAFLDAAGAPLRNVHKLEPVIRLPLVLGLAHLLSRIPLPGSAPRPVWVRAFAHPENDKRVAVGIVVMAALMVATSMAWTGRLTPPGAFRAIPDYWHQAADWLTKNNTGQPTPGRVLVVPGAPFATQVWGNSHDEPLQVLGESPWGVRDSIPLTPPQTIRALDSVQRLFAAGRPSAGLADTLARQGISYVVVRNDLDPDKSRSARPLLVHRAIDGSPGLQKVAQFGDPVGPGTLDGFISDSGLRPRYPAVEIYHVGAQGNPATPYLTDANRMPRIDGGPEVLLRIDERRRLLGLPPLGPMLLTSDAQRAGLAAPVVTVTDTPVDRETDYGRVDDHSSAARAEGDHRNTFNRVPDYPVPGARPVRGAWTGGRLSASSSSSDATALPNVAPASGPAAAIDGDSATAWVSNSLQSAIGQWLQVDFDHPVTNATLTITPSATAVGAQVRRLQVSTVNGTTTVRFDEPGKPLTVALPYGESPWVRITAIGTDDGSSGVQFGITDLSVTQFDASGFAHPVDIRHSVVVPGPPGGSAIAAWDLGSELLGRQGCADSPDGVHCAASMSQAPEEPVTLSRTLTVPKPIDVIPTVWVRARQGPHLADLVAQPGTVRSRADADLIDVDGSAYAATDGDPRTSWTAPQNVVQHRSAPTLTVTLPKPTEVTGLVLTPSSSALPTHPTMVAVDLGDGPQVRRMDAQPDAGAQTLTLRPRLTDTVRISLLDWNDVIDRTALGFDQLKPPGLAEVGVLGPDGKPVAAADAATNRKRTIEIPCGQGPIVAVSGRFVQTSVTTTVGALLDGEPVPARACDPAPIALPAGQQELLISPGSAFVVDGVQLSGPLSSQITTAPTTPADVTSWGADRREFNVNRSPTARVLVVPESVNPGWVARLPDGVTLTPIIVNGWQQGWVVPAGEQGTVTVSFPSNRIYRIGLAVGLSLLPLLLLLALVPPRRPPAAHPPARPWTVPLLVGAGVLAAGGLIAGVGGLAVFGTAMLLGFLLRGRARLRDRLTLTASACGLIAAGALLSRYPWRSVDGYIGHSSWVQLLALIAVGALAASAIRERTDSETKEDTSISR; from the coding sequence ATGACCTCGCCGCTATCGCGGCGTTGGCTCTCCTGTGTCTTCCTCGTCGCGCTGGTGTTGTGCTTCGCCCAGTCGCCGGGACTGATCTCGCCGGACACCAAGCTCGATCTGACCGCCAACCCGCTGCGTTTCCTCACCCGCGCGGCCAATCTGTGGAACAGCGACCTGCCGTTCGGCCAGGCCCAGAACCAGGCCTACGGCTACCTGTTCCCGCACGGGGCATTCTTCCTACTCGGCGACACCCTCGGGTTGCCAGGCTGGGTCACTCAGCGTCTCTGGTGGGCGTTGCTGCTGACCGCCGGATTCTGGGGCGTGTTGCGGGTGGCCGAAGCGCTGGGCATCGGGACCCGCTCGTCGCGCATCATCGGCGCACTGGCGTTCGCCCTGTCCCCCCGGGTGCTGACGACGCTGGGGTCGATCTCGTCTGAGACGCTGCCGATGATGCTGGCGCCGTGGGTGCTGCTGCCGGTGATCCTGGCGCTGCGCGGCGGTGCCGGAGTCGCCGGGCCGGCAACATCGGACCGAAGCAGATCGCTGAGGGTGCTGGCGGCCCGGGCCGGTCTGGCGCTGGCATTGATGGGCGCGGTCAACGCCGTCGCCACGTTCACCGGCTGCCTGCCTGCGATCATCTGGTGGCTGTGTCACCGGCCCAACCGGGTGTGGCTGCGGTTCAGCGCCTGGTGGGCGCTGGCCTCGGCCCTCGCGGTCACCTGGTGGGTGGTCGCGCTTCTGTTACTGGGCCGGATAAGTCCGCCGTTCCTGGACTTCATCGAGTCGTCCGGGGTGACCACACAGTGGGCGTCGCTGACCGAGATGCTCCGCGGCACCGACAGCTGGACGCCGTTCGTCTCGCCGAACGCCACCGCCGCGGCCGAACTGGTGACCCAACCGGCCATGGTGCTGGCCACCACCCTCGTCGCGGCGGGTGGAATGGCGGGGCTGGCGCTGCGATCGATGCCGGCCCGAGGCCGGCTGATCGTCATGCTGCTCACCGGGGTGGTGCTGCTGGGCCTCGGCTACTCCGGCGGACTCGGCTCCCCGCTGGCGCACCACGTGCAAGCGTTCCTCGACGCAGCGGGTGCCCCGCTGCGCAACGTCCACAAGCTGGAGCCGGTGATCCGACTCCCGCTGGTGCTGGGGCTGGCGCACCTACTCAGCCGAATCCCGCTGCCCGGCAGCGCGCCCCGGCCGGTATGGGTGCGGGCGTTCGCACATCCCGAGAACGACAAACGCGTAGCGGTCGGCATCGTCGTGATGGCCGCGCTGATGGTCGCCACGTCCATGGCATGGACCGGCCGGCTCACCCCGCCCGGTGCATTCCGCGCTATCCCGGACTATTGGCACCAGGCAGCGGATTGGCTGACCAAGAACAACACCGGCCAGCCGACACCAGGCCGGGTCCTCGTGGTTCCAGGCGCCCCGTTCGCCACCCAGGTCTGGGGCAACAGCCACGATGAACCGCTGCAAGTGCTCGGCGAAAGTCCCTGGGGCGTACGTGATTCCATCCCGCTAACCCCGCCACAAACGATTCGTGCGCTGGATTCGGTACAACGCCTGTTCGCCGCGGGCCGGCCATCGGCGGGGCTTGCCGACACCCTGGCCCGCCAGGGCATCTCCTACGTGGTGGTCCGCAACGACCTGGACCCGGACAAGTCGCGCTCGGCCCGCCCGCTGCTGGTGCACCGCGCCATCGACGGATCGCCGGGTCTGCAGAAGGTGGCGCAGTTCGGCGACCCGGTCGGACCGGGCACACTCGACGGTTTCATCAGCGACAGCGGGCTGCGGCCGCGATATCCCGCGGTCGAGATCTATCACGTTGGCGCCCAGGGTAATCCGGCGACGCCGTACTTGACCGATGCGAATCGGATGCCCCGGATAGACGGCGGCCCCGAGGTGCTGCTGCGCATCGACGAACGACGCAGGCTGCTCGGGCTACCGCCGCTCGGCCCGATGCTGCTGACTTCGGATGCCCAGCGTGCAGGGCTCGCGGCGCCGGTGGTCACCGTGACAGATACCCCCGTCGACCGGGAAACCGATTACGGCCGGGTCGACGATCACTCGTCGGCAGCCCGGGCCGAGGGCGACCACCGCAACACCTTCAACCGGGTGCCCGACTACCCGGTCCCCGGTGCCCGGCCGGTCCGCGGTGCCTGGACCGGAGGACGGCTGTCCGCGTCGAGTTCCTCGTCGGACGCCACCGCGCTGCCCAACGTCGCGCCGGCCAGCGGACCGGCCGCCGCCATCGACGGTGACTCGGCCACCGCGTGGGTGTCCAATTCGCTACAGTCCGCGATCGGACAGTGGCTGCAGGTCGACTTCGACCATCCGGTCACCAATGCGACGCTGACGATCACTCCGAGTGCCACCGCCGTCGGGGCCCAAGTCCGGCGATTGCAGGTGTCCACCGTAAACGGAACCACCACAGTGCGTTTCGACGAGCCGGGCAAACCGCTCACGGTGGCCCTTCCCTACGGCGAGTCGCCGTGGGTCCGGATCACCGCGATCGGGACCGACGACGGCTCGTCGGGTGTGCAGTTCGGCATCACCGATCTGTCGGTGACTCAGTTCGACGCCTCCGGATTCGCCCATCCCGTCGACATCAGGCACAGCGTCGTCGTGCCCGGGCCGCCCGGTGGGTCCGCGATTGCCGCCTGGGATCTTGGCTCCGAACTGCTCGGTAGGCAAGGCTGTGCGGATTCTCCCGACGGAGTGCACTGCGCGGCGTCGATGTCGCAGGCTCCCGAGGAGCCGGTCACGTTGAGCCGCACGCTGACCGTGCCCAAACCGATCGACGTCATCCCCACGGTCTGGGTCCGTGCCCGGCAGGGACCGCACCTGGCGGACCTCGTCGCCCAGCCGGGCACCGTCCGCTCACGCGCCGACGCCGATCTGATCGACGTCGACGGATCCGCCTATGCCGCAACCGATGGCGACCCGCGCACCTCGTGGACAGCACCGCAGAACGTGGTGCAGCATCGCAGTGCCCCCACTCTCACGGTGACTCTGCCGAAGCCGACCGAGGTCACCGGCCTGGTGCTGACTCCGAGTTCGTCGGCGCTGCCCACTCATCCCACGATGGTGGCCGTCGACCTCGGTGACGGACCGCAGGTCCGCCGGATGGACGCCCAACCGGACGCCGGCGCACAAACGCTGACGCTGCGTCCACGGCTGACCGACACCGTCCGGATCAGCCTGCTCGACTGGAACGACGTGATCGACCGCACCGCACTGGGTTTCGATCAGCTCAAGCCTCCTGGCCTGGCCGAGGTGGGTGTACTGGGCCCGGACGGCAAGCCCGTCGCCGCCGCCGACGCGGCCACCAACCGCAAACGCACCATCGAGATTCCCTGCGGCCAGGGACCGATCGTCGCGGTGTCCGGCCGGTTCGTGCAGACCTCGGTGACCACCACCGTCGGCGCACTGCTGGACGGCGAACCTGTCCCGGCCCGCGCATGCGACCCGGCGCCGATCGCTCTACCCGCCGGCCAGCAGGAGCTGCTGATCAGCCCCGGCTCGGCATTCGTGGTGGACGGAGTCCAGCTGTCCGGCCCGTTGTCAAGCCAAATCACCACCGCCCCAACGACTCCCGCCGATGTCACCAGCTGGGGCGCTGATCGCAGGGAATTCAATGTCAACCGGTCGCCCACCGCACGCGTGCTGGTGGTCCCGGAAAGCGTGAATCCCGGCTGGGTGGCCCGACTGCCCGACGGGGTCACACTCACGCCGATCATCGTCAACGGCTGGCAACAAGGCTGGGTGGTGCCTGCCGGTGAACAGGGCACCGTCACGGTCAGCTTCCCGTCGAACCGGATCTACCGGATCGGGCTCGCCGTCGGCCTGTCCCTGCTACCGCTGCTGCTGCTGTTGGCACTGGTGCCGCCGCGCCGCCCGCCGGCAGCGCACCCCCCGGCCCGGCCCTGGACCGTACCCCTGCTGGTCGGCGCCGGGGTGCTGGCCGCCGGTGGGTTGATCGCGGGCGTCGGCGGGCTGGCGGTGTTCGGGACAGCGATGCTGCTCGGCTTCCTGCTACGCGGGCGGGCCCGGCTGCGCGACCGGCTGACACTGACGGCCAGTGCCTGTGGGCTGATCGCGGCGGGGGCGCTGCTCTCGCGCTACCCCTGGCGCTCCGTCGACGGCTACATCGGCCACTCCTCCTGGGTCCAGCTGCTCGCCCTGATCGCGGTCGGCGCCCTGGCCGCCTCCGCAATACGGGAGCGAACTGACAGCGAAACCAAAGAGGACACAAGCATTTCCCGTTAG
- a CDS encoding MaoC/PaaZ C-terminal domain-containing protein translates to MLRAAAGSLPFFPRSDHLPNRTLTVDDLSIDPSNVAAYAAVTGLRFGDTVPLTYPFVLTFPTVMALITGFDFPFAAMGAVHVENEITRYRPIAVTDTVKLKVHAENLREHRKGLLVDVIADIHVGNEHAWHQVTTFLHQQRTSLSGGPKPEPPKRPKLPPPNAILRISPGQIRRYASIGGDHNPIHTTPVGAKLFGFPTVIAHGMFSAAAVLANIEAQIPDAVRYSVKFGKPVILPATAGLYVDRVTGGWDISMRNLSKGYPHLTGTVRGLT, encoded by the coding sequence ATGCTGCGCGCAGCGGCGGGCTCGCTGCCGTTCTTCCCGCGCAGCGACCACCTGCCCAACCGCACCCTGACGGTCGATGACCTGTCCATCGACCCGTCCAACGTCGCCGCCTATGCGGCCGTCACCGGCCTGCGCTTCGGCGACACGGTGCCGCTGACCTATCCATTCGTGTTGACGTTTCCCACCGTGATGGCGTTGATCACCGGTTTCGACTTCCCGTTCGCCGCCATGGGCGCAGTCCACGTCGAGAACGAGATCACCCGGTACCGCCCGATCGCGGTAACCGACACCGTCAAGCTCAAGGTGCACGCCGAGAACCTGCGGGAGCACCGCAAAGGCCTGCTGGTCGACGTCATCGCCGACATCCACGTGGGCAACGAGCACGCCTGGCATCAGGTCACGACGTTCCTGCACCAGCAGCGCACCAGCCTGTCCGGCGGACCCAAGCCCGAGCCGCCCAAGCGGCCCAAGCTGCCGCCGCCCAATGCGATCCTGCGGATCAGCCCCGGCCAGATCCGGCGTTATGCATCGATCGGCGGGGATCACAATCCGATCCACACCACGCCGGTCGGCGCCAAACTGTTCGGCTTCCCCACCGTGATCGCCCACGGGATGTTCAGTGCAGCAGCGGTTTTGGCCAATATCGAGGCGCAGATTCCCGATGCGGTCCGCTACTCGGTGAAGTTCGGAAAGCCGGTTATCCTGCCGGCCACCGCCGGACTCTACGTCGACCGCGTCACGGGCGGTTGGGACATCTCGATGCGCAATCTGAGCAAGGGGTACCCGCACCTCACCGGAACGGTTCGCGGACTGACGTGA
- a CDS encoding glycoside hydrolase family 3 N-terminal domain-containing protein, with translation MPNRLFSIRGVAALSALPLLLLGCSGTASRPAASSSAPVSKSSSASTAPLAGPVPAPASPAPPACGDGPRLLSAMSTRDKLAQVLMVGVKGAADARNVVDTYHVGGIFIGSWTDLSMLTDGSLPDYANAGPLPLAVSVDEEGGRVQRLTSLIGDAPSARVLAQTQTADQVYQLALDRGKKMRGLGITVDFAPVVDVTDAPDDTVIGDRSFSDDPAKVTEYAGAYARGLRDAGLLPVLKHFPGHGHGSGDSHTAGAVTTPPLDALMTNDLVPYRTLTTEAPVAVMVGHLEVPGLTGTTPASLSAAAVGLLRSGGYGGPGFDGPVFSDDLSSMAAIADRYGVAEAVLRSLQAGTDVALWVTTDEVPAVLDRLEKAVNAGELSLPAIETSILRMARLKGQSPRCGG, from the coding sequence ATGCCCAACCGCCTGTTCTCGATTCGCGGAGTCGCGGCCCTGTCGGCACTGCCGCTGCTGCTTCTCGGCTGCTCAGGGACCGCTTCGCGCCCCGCGGCGTCGTCGTCGGCACCGGTCAGCAAGTCGTCGTCGGCCAGCACGGCGCCGTTGGCCGGACCGGTACCGGCGCCCGCCTCCCCGGCGCCGCCGGCGTGCGGCGACGGCCCGAGATTGCTCAGCGCGATGTCGACCCGCGACAAGCTCGCCCAGGTGTTGATGGTCGGGGTCAAGGGCGCTGCGGATGCGCGCAATGTGGTGGACACCTACCACGTCGGCGGCATCTTCATCGGCAGCTGGACCGACCTGTCGATGCTGACCGACGGCTCGCTGCCCGACTACGCCAACGCCGGCCCGCTCCCGCTGGCCGTCAGCGTCGACGAAGAGGGCGGCCGCGTGCAGCGGCTGACCTCGCTGATCGGCGACGCCCCGTCGGCGCGGGTGCTGGCGCAGACCCAGACCGCCGATCAGGTGTACCAGCTGGCTCTGGACCGGGGAAAGAAGATGCGCGGCCTCGGCATCACCGTCGACTTCGCGCCCGTCGTCGACGTCACCGACGCCCCGGACGACACCGTGATCGGCGACCGGTCGTTTTCCGACGATCCGGCGAAGGTGACCGAATACGCCGGGGCGTACGCCCGCGGTCTGCGCGACGCAGGCCTGCTCCCGGTGCTCAAGCACTTCCCCGGCCACGGGCACGGCTCAGGCGACTCGCACACCGCCGGGGCGGTCACCACCCCGCCGCTGGACGCCCTGATGACCAACGACCTGGTGCCCTACCGCACGTTGACCACGGAAGCGCCCGTCGCCGTCATGGTGGGCCACCTCGAGGTGCCTGGGCTGACGGGGACGACGCCGGCCAGCCTGAGTGCCGCGGCGGTGGGTCTGCTGCGCAGCGGCGGCTACGGCGGCCCGGGCTTCGACGGCCCGGTCTTCAGCGACGACCTGTCCAGCATGGCGGCCATCGCCGACCGGTACGGGGTGGCCGAGGCGGTGCTCCGCAGCCTGCAGGCCGGCACCGACGTGGCGCTCTGGGTGACCACCGACGAGGTGCCCGCGGTGCTCGACCGGCTCGAGAAGGCGGTCAATGCGGGTGAACTCTCGCTGCCCGCGATCGAGACTTCGATATTGCGAATGGCGCGTCTGAAAGGGCAAAGTCCCCGCTGCGGCGGTTAG